In a single window of the Paenibacillus sp. MMS20-IR301 genome:
- a CDS encoding ABC transporter ATP-binding protein: MTAMIQTQGLTKHFGSNHAVNGLSLEVSQGEIYGFLGLNGAGKTTTIRMLLGMIRPDSGSSYISGQRVDAGSHKLWSSVGYMVETPYSYPELTVRENLEMIRRLRGIADRKAVDSIIGRLQLTAYRDRKAGTLSLGNGQRLGLAKAMLHHPKVLILDEPTNGLDPAGIVEVRELLRGLALNHGVTVFISSHILGEISRLTTRIGIVHQGRLLQETDVSNLQHLLRKQLLVETREPAKSRDRLIQAGFKVRVSGNGTMLLRDEQAITHPDHISKLLAYANMPPTMIRVEEEDLEAYFLRMIEAEGGVAK; the protein is encoded by the coding sequence ATGACCGCAATGATTCAGACTCAAGGATTAACCAAGCATTTTGGCAGTAATCACGCCGTAAACGGATTATCCCTGGAGGTGAGCCAAGGGGAAATCTACGGGTTCCTGGGGCTGAACGGAGCAGGCAAAACGACGACAATCCGTATGCTGCTGGGCATGATCCGGCCGGATTCCGGGTCCTCTTATATATCCGGGCAGCGGGTCGATGCAGGCAGTCATAAGCTGTGGTCCAGTGTGGGCTATATGGTGGAGACGCCGTACTCCTATCCGGAGCTTACCGTCCGCGAGAATCTGGAGATGATCCGCAGGCTGCGGGGCATTGCGGACCGCAAGGCGGTTGACAGCATTATCGGCCGGCTGCAGCTTACCGCGTACCGCGACCGCAAGGCCGGGACGCTCTCGCTGGGGAACGGGCAGCGGCTTGGTCTGGCCAAGGCTATGCTTCATCATCCGAAGGTGCTGATTCTGGATGAACCGACGAACGGTCTTGATCCGGCCGGAATTGTTGAGGTGCGGGAGCTGCTCCGCGGGCTGGCGCTTAATCACGGAGTAACGGTCTTCATATCGAGTCATATTCTCGGGGAGATCTCCAGACTGACAACACGGATTGGTATTGTGCATCAGGGCCGGCTGCTGCAGGAGACGGATGTCAGTAATCTGCAGCATCTGCTCCGCAAACAGCTGCTTGTAGAGACCCGTGAACCGGCAAAGTCGCGGGACAGGCTGATTCAGGCAGGCTTTAAAGTGAGGGTATCGGGGAATGGGACAATGCTGCTGCGGGATGAACAGGCTATAACGCATCCGGACCACATCTCCAAGCTGCTGGCATACGCCAATATGCCGCCTACCATGATTCGGGTGGAGGAAGAGGATTTGGAGGCTTATTTTCTTAGAATGATTGAAGCTGAAGGAGGAGTGGCAAAATGA
- a CDS encoding ABC transporter permease: MKQFQSALWVETLKLRRSRLFWISLATSVLLPVMIGLVFSGWLGSQDSFEGEINLTGYLKELGIILSMGGLIGFGFVFSWIFGREYSDRTVKDMLALPLSRYGTAAAKLIVAAALCAVLALIMFLTGCMTAWLVRLDGWSLGNITSGFGNYALISLMVICLSVPVAWMASTGRGYLPPLGFVLLTIVAAQFGGALGIVEYIPWAIPGLRSGASGEEQTHLQMLSLVLPYLTGGIGLIGTLAWWRYADQT, translated from the coding sequence ATGAAGCAATTCCAATCGGCTCTGTGGGTAGAGACCTTGAAGCTCCGGCGCTCCAGGCTATTCTGGATTTCACTGGCGACCAGTGTGCTGCTGCCTGTAATGATCGGTCTTGTATTCTCCGGGTGGCTTGGCTCCCAGGACAGCTTCGAGGGTGAAATCAATCTGACCGGTTATCTGAAGGAGCTCGGTATTATATTGTCCATGGGCGGACTTATCGGATTCGGGTTTGTATTCAGCTGGATCTTCGGCCGTGAATATTCCGACCGCACTGTCAAAGATATGCTGGCCTTACCGCTGTCCCGGTACGGAACCGCTGCTGCCAAATTGATTGTAGCTGCTGCCTTGTGTGCAGTGCTGGCACTCATAATGTTCCTAACCGGCTGCATGACAGCATGGCTTGTCCGGCTGGACGGCTGGAGCCTGGGAAATATCACATCCGGCTTCGGCAACTACGCACTGATTAGCCTTATGGTGATCTGCCTGAGCGTTCCAGTAGCTTGGATGGCCAGTACCGGGCGCGGGTATCTGCCTCCTCTGGGTTTCGTCCTGCTTACCATCGTGGCTGCCCAGTTTGGCGGAGCCCTGGGAATCGTGGAATATATTCCGTGGGCCATTCCCGGACTGCGCAGCGGCGCTTCCGGAGAGGAGCAGACCCATTTACAGATGCTGAGCCTGGTGCTTCCTTATCTTACCGGAGGAATTGGCCTTATAGGTACTCTCGCCTGGTGGCGGTACGCCGACCAGACATAA
- a CDS encoding MarR family transcriptional regulator, which yields MDKDNNQLFQKFVAFSAAVHQITNDITKDVKSEALTPLQYKILEYIAVSQPVTLSEISECMQMSMPNTSRELKKLGEKGLCARVADPEDRRRQGITLSPAGGAMMNEAFARISVRFEQRIQAVTPEERKEIERALDLLQQKVFY from the coding sequence ATGGACAAGGACAACAACCAGCTGTTTCAGAAATTCGTGGCCTTCAGTGCTGCCGTCCACCAAATAACGAATGATATAACCAAAGATGTGAAATCAGAGGCTTTAACGCCGCTGCAATATAAGATCCTCGAATACATTGCTGTCAGCCAGCCGGTCACGCTCAGCGAAATCAGCGAGTGCATGCAGATGTCGATGCCCAATACAAGCCGTGAACTGAAGAAGCTGGGCGAAAAAGGGCTTTGTGCGCGTGTTGCCGATCCGGAGGACCGCCGCAGACAAGGCATCACGCTCTCGCCTGCCGGCGGGGCGATGATGAATGAGGCCTTCGCCCGGATTTCCGTCCGGTTTGAGCAGCGTATTCAGGCAGTAACCCCCGAAGAACGCAAAGAAATCGAGCGGGCGCTCGATCTCTTGCAGCAGAAAGTATTCTATTAA
- a CDS encoding NAD(P)H-dependent oxidoreductase — translation MKTLVIYTHPNHNSLSYAFLQEVLRGSKENPQVTEVKVLDLYEAGFDPVLVFNEDKRRRDMHRDPQLAEYREQLLWADQVVLVYPIWWGRPPAMLLGYIDRMFASGFAYRDKGGLLPEGLLKGKRVVCISSMKGPAHYPLLWLNNSHKVLMRKALFNYVGIRRVKFFEFGSMESPKGKHNRKLEQIYRYFKNVG, via the coding sequence ATGAAAACACTTGTTATCTATACACATCCGAATCACAACAGTCTCAGTTATGCATTCCTGCAGGAGGTGCTGCGCGGCAGCAAAGAGAATCCGCAGGTTACCGAAGTCAAGGTGCTTGATTTGTATGAGGCCGGTTTCGATCCGGTGCTGGTATTCAATGAGGATAAGCGCAGACGGGATATGCACCGTGATCCGCAGCTTGCGGAGTACCGGGAACAATTGCTGTGGGCTGACCAGGTGGTGCTTGTCTATCCGATCTGGTGGGGGCGGCCGCCGGCCATGCTGCTGGGGTATATCGACCGGATGTTCGCCTCCGGCTTCGCTTACCGGGATAAGGGCGGCCTGCTCCCGGAGGGGCTGCTCAAGGGCAAACGTGTTGTCTGCATCTCCAGCATGAAGGGCCCCGCCCATTATCCGCTGCTCTGGCTCAATAATTCACATAAGGTATTGATGCGAAAGGCCTTATTCAATTATGTAGGCATCCGCAGGGTGAAGTTCTTTGAATTCGGCAGCATGGAGAGCCCGAAAGGCAAGCATAATCGGAAGCTGGAACAGATTTACCGGTATTTCAAGAACGTAGGCTGA
- a CDS encoding SDR family oxidoreductase, translated as MKIALTGATGQFGSIVAEVLLKTVPAGNLVASVRQPEKAAELQARGVDVRHGDFDQPETLDAAFAGVDRLLIVSADGDNETRVRQHKAAVDAAVRAGVGYIVYTSVADAENSSLFLAPVHRATEEFIRESGIPYAFLRNNWYLENEAGSIQAVKAGAPWLTSAGEGKVGWATRRDYAEAAAVVLAGDGKDSVIYELSGTPATQAELAAVTGGVLGQEVAVQQVDDAAYASIMAGAGVPEAALPIVVAIQGAIRDGALDIKSDDLQKLLNRPLTPLSEGVSQLLG; from the coding sequence ATGAAGATTGCATTAACAGGCGCAACCGGACAATTTGGCTCTATCGTAGCAGAGGTATTACTGAAGACTGTACCGGCCGGGAACCTCGTAGCCAGTGTCAGACAGCCGGAGAAGGCAGCAGAGCTGCAGGCCCGCGGCGTGGATGTCCGTCATGGCGATTTCGATCAGCCGGAGACACTGGATGCGGCTTTTGCCGGAGTGGACCGCCTGCTGATTGTCTCAGCCGACGGCGACAATGAGACAAGAGTCCGCCAGCACAAGGCGGCTGTAGATGCAGCTGTCCGGGCCGGAGTAGGCTACATTGTCTATACCAGCGTCGCTGACGCAGAGAACAGCTCCCTGTTCCTGGCACCCGTACACCGGGCGACAGAAGAATTCATCCGCGAGTCCGGTATCCCTTATGCCTTCCTGCGCAATAACTGGTACCTGGAGAATGAAGCAGGCTCCATTCAGGCGGTTAAAGCTGGCGCACCTTGGCTGACCTCGGCCGGCGAAGGCAAGGTAGGCTGGGCTACCCGCCGTGATTATGCGGAAGCGGCTGCCGTAGTTCTTGCCGGCGACGGTAAGGATAGCGTCATCTACGAATTGTCCGGCACACCGGCTACCCAGGCAGAGCTCGCGGCCGTTACCGGCGGAGTGCTTGGCCAGGAAGTAGCTGTACAGCAGGTTGACGATGCAGCTTATGCGAGTATTATGGCTGGTGCAGGCGTCCCGGAAGCCGCATTGCCGATTGTAGTTGCCATTCAGGGCGCGATCCGTGACGGCGCGCTCGATATTAAGAGCGATGATCTGCAGAAGCTGCTGAACCGTCCGCTTACACCGCTTAGCGAAGGCGTCAGCCAGCTGCTGGGCTGA
- a CDS encoding iron-siderophore ABC transporter substrate-binding protein → MNPTRKFSLKTLIAPFVLTIALVGCSSNQGANSAASPSPAATASPAAEAAATEAPAAQDSAAAYPITIKHALGEAVLESKPERIVTIQWANHDVALALGVVPVGFSAANFGVQDGSGLLPWTAEKLKELGATDPNVFQDTDGLDFEAISDANPDVILAAYSGITQEDYDTLTQIAPVVAYPTAPWATTWREQVLLNSEGMGMKAEGEQLIKDTEEMVKDKAGKYPQISGKKVVWVNFSAEDLSKLHIYTPVDSRVSFLYELGMTYPESITSQITDPTSYSLSLSAENVEALYDADLIVGYGNAELLKTLQADSLLGKIPAIERGSVAFIDSDTPLVAAGTPNPLSIAYTIDEYLALIGGAIDKINE, encoded by the coding sequence ATGAATCCGACAAGAAAGTTCTCTTTAAAGACTTTGATAGCTCCATTTGTACTTACAATAGCGCTAGTAGGCTGCTCCTCTAATCAGGGGGCCAATTCTGCGGCTTCACCATCACCGGCAGCAACTGCTTCTCCGGCGGCTGAAGCGGCTGCTACAGAGGCACCGGCCGCCCAGGATTCGGCTGCTGCCTATCCGATCACCATTAAGCATGCCCTTGGTGAAGCTGTACTTGAGAGCAAGCCTGAACGTATCGTGACTATCCAATGGGCCAATCATGATGTCGCACTGGCTCTCGGCGTTGTTCCTGTAGGGTTCTCCGCAGCGAATTTTGGTGTTCAGGACGGAAGCGGACTTCTGCCTTGGACAGCAGAGAAGCTTAAGGAACTGGGCGCAACCGATCCGAATGTATTCCAGGATACAGACGGCCTTGATTTCGAAGCTATTTCCGATGCGAACCCGGATGTAATTCTGGCTGCCTATTCCGGGATTACACAGGAGGATTATGATACACTTACCCAAATCGCTCCGGTTGTAGCTTATCCGACGGCACCTTGGGCAACCACCTGGCGTGAGCAGGTCCTGCTGAACTCCGAAGGTATGGGGATGAAGGCGGAAGGCGAGCAGCTGATCAAGGATACCGAGGAAATGGTTAAAGACAAAGCGGGCAAATATCCGCAGATCAGCGGCAAAAAGGTAGTCTGGGTAAACTTCTCGGCTGAAGATTTGTCCAAGCTGCACATTTATACTCCTGTAGATTCCCGTGTCTCGTTCCTGTACGAGCTGGGTATGACCTATCCTGAAAGCATCACTTCACAGATTACCGATCCTACCAGCTACTCTCTGAGCTTAAGTGCTGAGAATGTTGAAGCCTTGTACGATGCTGACCTGATTGTCGGATACGGCAATGCGGAACTGCTCAAGACCCTGCAGGCTGACTCCCTGCTCGGCAAGATTCCGGCAATTGAAAGAGGTTCGGTAGCCTTCATCGACAGCGATACACCACTGGTAGCTGCGGGAACTCCTAATCCGCTGTCCATTGCGTACACTATTGATGAGTATCTGGCTTTGATCGGCGGAGCTATCGATAAAATAAATGAATAA
- a CDS encoding iron ABC transporter permease, with translation MNNSAVPDDTRLKLHLPKNFIPVLIISLVLLVLCVIASLVLGARHVGWKELIDGLFHPDIDSYGANVVRKRISRTVFSLMCGGALGVSGALMQAVTRNPIADPSILGVNTGASLFVVCGIAFLNISSASQYIWLALAGAAITAVFVFGIGSMGRGGATPIKLVLAGAAISAALSSLVTAIMIPRSYVMDQFRFWQVGSVGAGTWSGITTFIPFLLAGMLIAFVTAPALNALALGDDVATGLGVKTGTLRLIAALAGVLLCGATTALAGPIGFIGLLATHVIRLILGSDLRFIIPMSAVTGAIILTISDVCGRLLSNPGELEVGVVTAFVGAPILILLAMRSKVRSL, from the coding sequence ATGAATAATTCAGCGGTTCCGGACGATACACGGCTAAAGCTGCATCTCCCCAAAAATTTCATACCCGTGCTTATCATCAGTCTGGTCCTGCTTGTCCTGTGCGTGATAGCCTCGCTCGTATTAGGAGCCCGTCATGTAGGATGGAAGGAGCTCATCGACGGCTTGTTTCATCCGGACATCGACAGCTACGGGGCCAATGTGGTCCGCAAGCGGATTTCCCGGACGGTATTCAGTCTGATGTGCGGAGGCGCCCTCGGAGTATCAGGGGCGCTGATGCAGGCAGTTACCCGTAACCCGATTGCTGACCCGAGCATTCTGGGGGTGAATACGGGAGCTTCCCTGTTCGTGGTTTGCGGCATTGCGTTCCTGAACATAAGTTCAGCAAGCCAGTACATATGGTTAGCTCTGGCCGGAGCTGCAATTACAGCAGTATTCGTATTCGGAATCGGCTCAATGGGGCGTGGCGGAGCCACGCCCATTAAGCTCGTTCTGGCAGGTGCGGCGATCAGTGCCGCCCTGTCTTCGCTGGTTACAGCGATTATGATTCCGCGCTCCTATGTGATGGACCAGTTCCGGTTCTGGCAGGTGGGAAGTGTAGGGGCGGGAACCTGGAGCGGCATTACCACCTTCATCCCGTTCCTGCTCGCCGGGATGCTGATTGCCTTCGTTACAGCGCCAGCCTTGAATGCGCTGGCGCTCGGAGATGATGTGGCTACCGGGCTGGGGGTAAAGACAGGAACGCTGCGGCTGATTGCAGCGCTTGCCGGAGTTCTGCTCTGCGGCGCAACTACAGCCCTGGCCGGTCCAATCGGCTTCATTGGCCTCCTGGCGACCCATGTTATCCGGCTTATCCTTGGTTCCGACCTGCGGTTCATTATTCCGATGTCTGCGGTAACCGGGGCGATTATTCTGACGATATCCGATGTCTGCGGCCGGCTCCTCAGCAATCCCGGAGAGCTTGAGGTCGGGGTGGTTACCGCCTTCGTCGGAGCTCCTATTCTAATCCTATTAGCGATGAGATCGAAAGTGCGTTCATTATGA
- a CDS encoding iron chelate uptake ABC transporter family permease subunit — MRNETIEFISAGRRQRQRRGMLVTIILAVLALILCCAMLLLGNTIYPVKDVIRALSGEELKGVSFAVNIIRLPRMLAGLFAGFAFGLAGYTFQTMLRNPLANPNVIGITSGSSVAAVYCIVILHASGAVVSAASVIAGLATVLLIYVLSRGRTFSIGRLILIGIGLQAMLDAVISYLLLISSEKDVPSAVRWLTGSLNGSQMRELPPLVIIVLICSPVIILLGKHLSILELGEQSATSLGVGTDRTRIALIVSSVCMVAIATATTGPIAFVSFLSGPIAKRLAGAGSSTIIPAGLVGVNLVLASDLIGQFAFEYRFPVGIITGLLGAPYLIFLLIRMNRKGEL; from the coding sequence ATGAGAAATGAAACCATTGAATTCATTAGTGCAGGCAGACGTCAAAGACAGCGCCGTGGAATGCTAGTTACCATCATTCTCGCAGTACTTGCCCTCATATTATGCTGTGCGATGCTTCTCCTCGGGAATACCATCTATCCGGTTAAGGATGTCATCCGGGCGCTTTCCGGAGAAGAGCTCAAGGGAGTCTCCTTTGCGGTCAATATTATCCGCCTGCCAAGAATGCTGGCCGGATTATTCGCCGGCTTCGCTTTCGGCCTGGCCGGATATACCTTCCAGACCATGCTGCGCAATCCCTTGGCCAATCCGAATGTAATCGGAATTACATCGGGATCAAGCGTGGCAGCGGTGTATTGTATCGTTATCCTTCATGCCAGCGGTGCGGTAGTTTCCGCAGCTTCTGTAATTGCTGGTCTGGCCACGGTGCTGCTGATCTATGTATTATCCCGAGGAAGAACCTTCTCCATCGGCCGGTTAATCCTGATCGGTATCGGTTTGCAGGCGATGCTGGATGCTGTAATCTCCTATCTGCTGCTGATCAGCTCGGAGAAGGATGTGCCTTCCGCGGTAAGGTGGCTTACAGGCAGCCTTAACGGCTCACAAATGCGCGAGCTGCCGCCGCTGGTCATCATCGTGCTGATCTGCTCGCCGGTTATTATCCTTCTGGGCAAACATCTGAGCATTCTGGAGCTTGGCGAGCAATCGGCTACCTCGCTGGGTGTAGGCACGGACCGGACCCGGATTGCGCTGATCGTCAGCTCCGTCTGCATGGTTGCTATAGCTACTGCAACTACGGGACCAATTGCCTTTGTATCCTTTCTGTCAGGGCCGATCGCCAAAAGACTGGCCGGAGCCGGCTCCTCAACCATCATCCCGGCCGGACTGGTCGGAGTGAATCTGGTGCTGGCGTCCGATCTGATCGGACAGTTTGCTTTTGAGTACAGATTCCCTGTAGGCATCATTACCGGATTACTCGGAGCGCCGTATCTGATCTTCCTGTTAATCCGCATGAATCGAAAGGGAGAGTTATAA
- a CDS encoding ABC transporter ATP-binding protein, whose protein sequence is MKPTHNFSAEQVVAGYENKTVIHGVDLVIPDHQISVIIGSNGCGKSTLLKTMARLIKPISGQVTLDGKPVSKIPAKQLARVIGLLPQSPIVPEGISVADLVGRGRFPHQSLLGGWSRKDYEAVAEAMEIMNITEFANHNIDELSGGQRQRVWIAMALAQQTDILFLDEPTTFLDITYQVEILDLLTDLNRKHGTTIVMVLHDINLSARYADHIFALQAGKLVAEGTPAEVITSTLVKDIFGLACTVIEDPVSGSPLVVPRGRYHDKHTMQ, encoded by the coding sequence ATGAAACCGACACATAATTTCAGCGCCGAACAGGTCGTTGCGGGCTATGAGAATAAAACGGTTATCCACGGTGTAGATCTGGTAATTCCGGATCATCAGATCAGCGTCATCATCGGCTCGAACGGCTGCGGCAAATCTACCCTGCTGAAAACGATGGCCAGACTGATCAAGCCTATATCCGGCCAGGTTACACTGGACGGTAAACCGGTCTCCAAAATCCCTGCCAAGCAATTGGCCCGGGTCATCGGCCTGCTGCCGCAGTCGCCCATTGTGCCGGAAGGCATCTCTGTAGCCGATTTGGTCGGACGGGGCAGATTCCCGCATCAGTCGCTGCTCGGCGGCTGGTCGAGGAAGGATTATGAGGCGGTCGCTGAAGCGATGGAGATTATGAATATTACGGAGTTCGCCAATCACAATATTGATGAGCTGTCCGGCGGCCAGCGGCAGCGTGTCTGGATAGCGATGGCGCTGGCCCAGCAGACCGATATTCTGTTCCTGGATGAACCGACCACTTTTCTGGATATCACCTATCAGGTGGAGATTCTGGATCTGCTCACCGACCTGAACCGCAAGCACGGCACCACCATTGTAATGGTGCTGCATGATATCAATCTGTCCGCACGGTATGCCGACCATATCTTTGCGCTGCAGGCGGGAAAGCTTGTTGCTGAGGGGACTCCGGCAGAGGTGATTACAAGCACGCTGGTCAAGGATATTTTCGGGCTGGCGTGTACGGTTATCGAAGACCCTGTCTCGGGTTCACCGCTGGTTGTACCAAGAGGCCGTTATCATGATAAGCATACGATGCAGTGA
- a CDS encoding LytTR family DNA-binding domain-containing protein, with protein MKLSDVYYFEAVDGKVFVYSEDQVHEVKQKLYELEELCRDKNCFRASKSTILNIAKIDSVRPSLSGRFTALLDNGERVVISRQYVPALKQRLGL; from the coding sequence ATTAAGCTCAGTGATGTCTATTATTTTGAAGCGGTGGACGGCAAGGTATTTGTCTACAGCGAGGACCAGGTGCATGAAGTGAAGCAGAAGCTGTATGAGCTGGAGGAGCTGTGCCGGGACAAGAATTGTTTCCGTGCGTCCAAATCGACGATTCTGAACATCGCCAAGATCGACAGCGTGCGTCCGTCCCTGAGCGGCCGGTTCACGGCGCTGCTTGATAACGGGGAACGTGTAGTGATTTCAAGACAGTATGTGCCCGCACTCAAACAAAGACTTGGATTATAA
- a CDS encoding DUF3021 family protein, which produces MKLSEYAKEIFRDFLVIFASIIIIITVLRQIYAPELVFDLVSIYTIMGFCLLGALTGIILYAPSGISERAMRVRIMVHFLVLEILLVTLASFIGVVASLSGALTLALQIAVVYAIVRVLSYEKDKKDADKINERLKAVKQES; this is translated from the coding sequence ATGAAGCTGTCTGAATATGCCAAAGAGATCTTCCGGGATTTCCTGGTCATCTTCGCATCTATCATCATTATCATTACAGTGCTGCGGCAGATCTATGCCCCGGAACTTGTGTTTGATCTGGTATCCATTTATACGATTATGGGTTTCTGTCTGCTTGGGGCGTTAACGGGGATCATTTTGTACGCGCCTTCCGGAATAAGCGAACGGGCCATGCGTGTCAGAATTATGGTTCATTTTCTCGTATTGGAGATTCTGCTAGTTACCCTTGCCAGCTTCATCGGTGTGGTGGCCAGTCTATCCGGTGCGCTCACGCTCGCCCTGCAAATTGCTGTAGTGTATGCCATTGTCCGTGTGCTGTCTTATGAGAAGGATAAGAAGGATGCGGATAAGATTAACGAGCGGCTGAAGGCTGTGAAGCAGGAGAGTTAA
- a CDS encoding alpha/beta hydrolase — translation MHSRNKLKSWIRITLFIIFVILVLSPVIVWSFSWALLAALLFIFALKGSIELIRNKAGSGQSKRSTRVWKIMITAVALLIAMIPPILFPQYREPEVTGEYEVRTAVYTYTDPNRIEEFTDTGDNRFVNVKFWYPGNAGGTYPLVVFSHGAYGVRESNTSTFTELASHGYVVVSIDHPYHSFYTQSADGKITMINADFLREVNDSNKDGIYTIEELYGLTQKWMKLRTGDMNFVIDTILEKAGRDQDPVYQLINTEQIGVFGHSMGGAASEAVGRERSDVDAVVNLDAPFFRELVYDREINDLAAKDEPYRVPLLNIYTDDVWRQLGKNSAYAANVVNNPNFKDAYTVHFQGAKHLSVTDLPLFSPVLANMLQKGPADIDQYYCIETMNELVLQFFDFTLKGRGEFSPHAEY, via the coding sequence ATGCACAGCCGCAATAAGCTTAAAAGCTGGATTAGAATCACCCTGTTCATCATCTTCGTCATACTGGTACTGTCCCCCGTGATTGTTTGGAGCTTCAGCTGGGCGCTGCTGGCGGCGCTGCTGTTTATTTTTGCGCTGAAAGGTTCGATTGAACTGATACGGAATAAGGCGGGCAGCGGACAGTCCAAGCGTTCAACCAGAGTGTGGAAAATCATGATAACCGCTGTAGCCCTGCTAATCGCGATGATACCGCCTATCCTTTTCCCGCAGTACCGGGAACCTGAAGTGACAGGAGAGTATGAAGTCAGGACCGCTGTCTACACGTATACGGACCCTAACCGGATAGAGGAATTTACGGATACCGGAGATAACAGGTTTGTGAATGTGAAGTTCTGGTATCCGGGCAATGCCGGGGGAACGTATCCGCTGGTGGTCTTTTCCCATGGGGCATATGGGGTGAGGGAAAGCAATACTTCAACATTTACAGAGCTGGCGAGTCACGGCTATGTCGTGGTCTCCATCGATCATCCTTACCATTCTTTTTATACACAGAGTGCAGACGGGAAGATCACGATGATTAATGCGGATTTTTTGCGGGAGGTTAACGATTCCAACAAAGACGGGATATACACTATAGAAGAGCTGTACGGCCTTACGCAAAAGTGGATGAAGCTGCGGACCGGGGATATGAATTTTGTGATCGATACGATTCTGGAGAAGGCGGGAAGGGATCAGGACCCTGTGTACCAGCTGATCAATACAGAGCAAATTGGCGTATTCGGCCACTCCATGGGCGGTGCGGCAAGCGAGGCCGTGGGGCGGGAACGCAGTGATGTGGATGCTGTCGTGAATCTGGATGCGCCATTTTTCCGTGAGCTTGTGTATGACCGGGAGATCAATGATCTGGCGGCAAAAGATGAACCGTACCGCGTACCGCTGCTGAACATTTATACGGACGATGTGTGGAGACAGCTCGGGAAGAACTCGGCTTACGCAGCGAATGTAGTCAACAACCCCAACTTCAAGGATGCGTATACCGTTCATTTTCAAGGGGCCAAGCACTTAAGCGTGACGGATCTTCCGCTGTTCTCGCCGGTCCTGGCGAATATGCTGCAGAAAGGGCCAGCGGATATTGATCAGTATTACTGTATTGAGACAATGAATGAGCTGGTTTTGCAGTTTTTTGACTTTACGTTAAAAGGCAGGGGGGAGTTTAGTCCCCATGCGGAATATTAA
- a CDS encoding GNAT family N-acetyltransferase, translating into MNVKFRRYRTEDFIAVRDMLVAGFAQPGTAGNWMIDRWNFCRAVSHTMHNTYDTWESTVGVWTDDKGMIAGVVNSEGEERGEAFFQVRFPLTSAVYEEMFDFAEHSLAMPSTGGRVIRIRIPAGDAVRESIAQSRGYRQLDWDDTLSMRSLQQLEPVKLPPGYRIRSGTEVTGEAKALAHARAFGYYEAEQDHSVPLAFERMKQAPDYRPELDLSVVDASGEVVSFCTLWYDGQNRHGILEPVGTIPAARKQGLARAAIQEGLHRIAAYGAESAYVGSTMDFYKRLGFEPAASSYVWEKVLEPGS; encoded by the coding sequence ATGAACGTAAAGTTTCGCAGGTACAGGACGGAGGATTTCATTGCGGTCCGTGACATGCTTGTTGCAGGCTTCGCACAGCCGGGTACAGCGGGGAATTGGATGATTGACCGGTGGAACTTTTGCCGGGCGGTCAGCCATACCATGCATAACACATATGACACATGGGAAAGCACAGTAGGAGTCTGGACAGATGATAAGGGAATGATCGCCGGAGTCGTGAACTCCGAGGGTGAGGAGAGGGGGGAAGCCTTCTTTCAAGTAAGATTTCCGTTAACATCGGCAGTATATGAGGAAATGTTTGATTTTGCCGAGCACAGCCTGGCGATGCCGTCTACGGGAGGCCGGGTGATCCGCATACGGATTCCGGCGGGTGATGCGGTCCGTGAATCAATTGCACAGTCAAGAGGCTACAGGCAGCTGGACTGGGATGACACGCTGTCCATGCGGTCCCTGCAGCAATTGGAGCCAGTGAAGCTTCCTCCGGGATACCGGATCCGGTCCGGAACAGAGGTTACGGGTGAAGCCAAGGCGCTGGCTCATGCCAGAGCGTTCGGCTACTATGAGGCGGAGCAAGACCATTCAGTGCCGTTAGCCTTTGAGCGGATGAAGCAGGCGCCTGATTACCGGCCGGAGCTGGATCTGTCCGTCGTAGATGCCTCCGGTGAAGTTGTCTCCTTCTGTACATTATGGTATGACGGGCAGAACCGGCATGGCATTCTGGAGCCAGTCGGAACTATACCCGCTGCGCGTAAGCAGGGGCTGGCCAGAGCGGCCATACAGGAAGGGCTGCACCGGATTGCCGCTTATGGTGCGGAATCAGCGTACGTAGGATCGACGATGGACTTCTATAAGAGGCTGGGCTTTGAACCGGCAGCAAGCAGCTACGTCTGGGAGAAAGTGCTGGAGCCAGGGAGTTAG